The window acgCTCCATCTGTCTTTTgtatatcttggagctgggccctgcctctcatttccctgggtcaatctacattctgaggcccagtggaagcccttatGGCATTTTTGATgtagggttttgggttttctctcagcttgtcctctcactctatctctatatctacactGGGCTTTCAGATGTTCTagttttccacactgaaaacaccgacaatttttgtgaaggtttttCCAggggcagccttagtctcagttgaaataaataattactccaaaatcgaagccagctggtaaaaatgcaaacgtttatttctccttccaaattaggccggttagttgaggcctatctctctgcctggctccaagagatcttgcagctttgtccctgggttctgcctttgctttcttcagcctccagctagcaccaagttggaagattcAATGGATCTCTCTTGCGTCGAaaatagggcttgtaggctttcttccagagtctctctctcctaagtcccacaagaagaactaagcccaagcttcaaaagctccctatatatgtgatctcccaaaggttaactaactccaccttctggagggagagggattctgggttatctcccagagtgctctctggccccaagggaggtgtgaattcggactaagccctactaagccctgcatcctcccacacgtgtgaactccattgagtacttagatacttatgagctctctaaaggtgtgaacacaagcattgttcaatcaattccacttagtaccttgtttcaagttctggcccaaaataactctttctaagattaaattaacttcaatggcttaacagtttgtaaaagattTCAACAAATTTTCTCTAGAAgttccttgccaagagggaccctgtcttcccatgttcatcatagtctgggtataataagcatttgtgcccactgtggcacagcatcttatgatctcctctaaaggaacatctttgtatagtccccatataattcttctgcaaacctcattaacattttccttagccagttgtcttatcattaTCTCTATATCTACACTGGGCTCTCAGATGTTCTagttttccacactgaaaacactgacaattttctctagaagttccttgccaagagggaccctgtcttgccatgttcatcatagtctgggtataacaAGTACTTGttcccactgtggcacagcatcttatgatctcctctaaaggaacatctttgtgtagtccctatataattcttctgtaaacctcattagcattttccttagccagttgtcttatcataatttttgtagctgcattttctccaattttctcttcttgtgacagttgtctgcagatgtcccacaaaatctgcaatgattcattgggaccttgttctatttttgtgaaggctttatcTCCACCTTTCTCTGGGAGAGAATCCCAAGCTTTTGTTGCAGCAGCAGCGATCTGTTCGTAAGCTgttgtggggtaattaatctgttctgaattctctccatactgaccttcacctgctagttggtcaaaagtgatttgtacattaactcctgtttgtctattgcatctggcttgaatcctacataattcatgctactccaaaagccacaacaagttttgttcaggttctaaacatgtccttgctatggatttccaatcactgggggttaggatttcatgtagccccataaagagtgcaacctttattcaaatccttaattttttccaaatcaaaaagagtgtatcttctcctttgttgacctgaagagtcaagctgttcaatcacagggcacgcatttatttttaaatcagatatatcatGTTCTCTCTTAGCCTTGaccaatgccttttgtaatcttgtcataggttgcttaataggtggttctgtttgtgtcactgctccttcccctcttccttcttcttccacccatgaagggttaattgagggaggtaggTTAGGGGATgggaaatgatttaatttttcctgCTGTGAAGTAgcacactcaaaattgtacttaactttattcttatctgattcttcatccttttcacctagtttagttggattctccctctcctgctcttttgtctttttccttattctaacacttatataatttcttaaagccagttgtattaaattatatgtattaagtgtgtctttgaaaatcgagtcaggtccattttcactgtagaattgacatagttgctctcctactaatttccactcctctagatccaattctttttccttagagaaccaaggaggtGTGTACTATACAGTTTCTAAAAgatcaatgatctgctcccataTTATAATTAAACCatggcttttcataagtctgacaatgctctctacacattttccttgaagagaaacagaaggctgttttttaaacatctgacccattttagctgaaatactattttagccctttaacaaagtttccttgttgtactcaccctaatttctgggttacagatgaaggttcttggtcccatgttcaggtgccaaaatgcaatgttcttctctaaaatataatgttctctgggagcaggtttcttggggggcttcttggaagcagccttagtttcagctcaaagtaataatcatctcaactgcagccaggagttaaagtccaaatcctttattgtctcttccaaaatcttatctctttcacttggggcttggctagttttctggaggccttccagatcttggtttcagtgttctccacaagacagcctgccaccacttttctgtcttccttcgttctgcccaactgctatttctggcttgtgaatctcctcgattgaatcctggcttgtgaatctcccagagtcaATCCTGGTTGAAGCTCCTagcttttatatttctcttaaaggtgtgaatcttgtggaactgtagtaagtactaagtacatctagagaactgttaagcaccctgctaaacaaccattgtctctattaattgcactgacttagcaccttgtaagaagtCTAACAGGATCCCCGTTTATTCTCTCAGTGCATGTCTAGCCCGCCATCTTTACGATCCGACATGTCCTGATAGATAGTTTTTACCCCACGCTCAAGTACAAGTCATTGCTGGGAATATGCTATATCTATTTACGGACCGCGTGCCATGCCATTTGGGTCATTTGTAATTGTGCTTCTTCCTTCTAAGGCACCCTGGGCTTGGCTTccaaggacctgaattcaggtcACCTTCTGTAACCAGGAGGGAGTCACTTCTAAGCTTCATCAacaaagtgaagaaaacaatGTTTGCATCACCTAAACTGGAGGGTTGAGTCAAGTGCCTTGTAAATCTTAATATACTCTATAGGTGTGAGTTAACAGTAATTTTACAAGACCAgagactgtttctttttttttttttttttttttggtcttagaTGAACAACACTTTCCTGCTCTCAATCCATCTACTATGGCTAAGTAAAACTTCTCTTACATTAACAGATTACAAATGCCTTGTTTTGGTTCAGTTTTGGACCTAAACTACTAGGAAACTATCCTGAGTCAAGCCTACCTGATTAGTGTGTACTGTAGTGTGTATAACATTTAAGAATGTCTCATTTGTTTAAATTCTTGacaaccacaaaaataaagtcaaataccTGCATCATCATACGCCTCCTGACTGTGTCAAAGGGATAAGACAGTATTCCAGAGCAAGTAGTCACCACTTGAGCAATAAAAAATGACACAAGGAATGGGGTTTCCTTTGGATTTGGCAATAAGCCCTAATGAAAAAAGAAGGCTATATTTAGTGATTGTGTAATTTTTGAAATATCCTAAGTTGCATATCAAAggacaaaatattataaaatatataggtaaAAAAGACTTAACTCATATGAATTATTGAAACTGTGAACCTTATAAATCAAGAGAGAAAACAATAGGAGTTTGGAGGCCAGGGCAATTTGGGTACACATTTGTCCTTGGTGAAGAGTGGCCCCGAGTTTGCTCACAGTTTGAATGGCGCTTGGATCCAGATGTAGCAGGAGTCAATTTTCAGGGAGCCGTTGCCATCACTATCATCAAAAGCAAAGCTCTGAGATGACACATAGTAGGCCCATGCAAACAGAGGCCAGATTCCCCCGTGCCCATGGGACAGGgagcagagtcaggaaaacctgagacCAAATCAAGTCTCAGACACTGACTTGTTGTGGGAGCCTGAGCAACTGACTTCACTTCTAtatgccttggtttcctcatctgcaaaaggggGATCATTATAGCATTTAGCTCCTAAGGttcttgtgaggataaaataaaataatatttataaagagctttgcaaactttttttGCCTGTACAtactaataaagaaaacaatgctAATTAATAAATACATTCCTGGCTTAACGCAATGCattaaaaagccaaaataaacAGGTCCAAATcacataaaaaacaaatcaattaattttaacTATGCAAAGAGAGGATAGATAGCATGGACAAAATAAACAATGagataaaatggagggaaaaaaacttcTTTGCAAACAGCTTCCTCTACACTTGATTTATTCTGATAAATACAAGCCTTTGGAGATGAAGTtaggaaaggaaaacaagagaacatgaacttaaaatatattgcatttttcttttcttttttcttttttggttaaacatttacaaattaCCTTTCATCTGGTTTGAATCTCACTCAAAAACTCTGCCACCTTGATTTAGAGCAACTTGAAAATGTCAGTGAACCACTTTCACCCTCAAGTGGCTTTTGGTATACACTGTTTTGTCTCATTGCAGCATTTATTGTTATTCTAACCAAACAGACCAATGAAAGTTCTTAAATTTAAGCCAATTTATAAAAACGAAatttacttcagaaaaaaaagagaaaattacctTAATTGTGTCATAAGACCCAAAATAAGAGGCTCGATACACAATGATACCCTGCACCGAAACACCAAACCCTTGGTATAAGCCAGTGATACCATCAGATTTTGCTATCTTGATAATGCAGTCACCTAAACCTTTGAATTGTCGTTCTTCAAGacctaaaaagaaatatatttccaatTAAGCAACACATAATCTGTAGTAAgaataaggaaaatgtttttttaatctcaatcTATGTTGTAAAAGTTAAcatctttaattttaaaactacaaCTTAATAAGCAatttaatgaataaagaaaatgaaaggattaatCTAAAATTTCTAACAGTacacttaaattatttttatttaaaatattaatatgtaataaaatacaaTCTAAATTAAGGGGCTTTAATTTTAGATAGGAGAATCAAAAAATTAATCTATTCTCTAACAAAGTACAGTGTTATATAGTACACATTCAGGAGTCACTGAATGGGAAGTCTATTCTTGACTTCAAAGAAGGAGTTCACCTAAGTCTATTCACAAATTAAACAAAAGTAATGGAATCACAgaactagagctggaagggatcttaggagTAGCAAgctaatctaatttttttttttttacagattaacaaaaaaactttttaacagataagaaaaatgggaGATGAAGGGGTGGTATCAgggaggctaagtgacttgtctaaggtcatccAAGTCAGCAAAGTCAGAAGAGGACTATGAACCCAGATCCCCGGACTCCAGAGTCAAATACTACCACATTGTACTACAAgtgcaaataaatacaaatgagcAAAAGCCTCTGCTCACTATGGATATCTTTTTGGTTAAATTAGAGATACCTGACATACAAATCACTGTaccaaaaacccaaaatggaTTATTACAAAACAAACCCAGAAGTATACTTCACTTTCTGAAAGCAGGAAAACCTTAACAAAAAGGTTTCAGTAGAATTTGGGGAACccatttatttatcagttctacTATTTAAAAGGTAAGAAACTTTACTTCCTAAATATACATTTACCacaaaaattgtataaaatagtCATTAATACACGTTAGAACTATCCCCCAACATCTGTTAATTACAAAGGggatttaatttttatatgacttttttaCTAAACAAAGAACATATTAAAATTAGTAAGTTCAATTCTCTTTAAGAGgctttaatgtttatattttaaagaatatccTAAAATTTATCCAAATACTATTTATTTGaggtcaaaatttaaaaattgtttacttGGATATTGACTTTCTGCCAAACTCATTCCTTCATACAGTCATATAATATTTGCAAGTCAAAATATAGGAAACCAAATTGGAATGAGGATTTATGGCTTAATATATTGGAAATTCAGAGAATTTTTAAGATGTTTATAAAAGCACTATACTTTGTTGATGCTAAAAATGGAAAACTTTCATAATGGGTATTTTAATTACTAAATATTAGCTTAACTGGAATATAATTCTAATTCTatctgaaatatattattttacttatgtatttgtatgtgtatatatatgtcacataaaaaatcaactgaattaatgttttaatatattctaTAAGTATATCTGACCTTTACTGAGAATTCTATTCCCTAATAAAGGCTTGCTTTTCATATGGCTACTGGCTTCACAAGACAGAGTTGGAACATCAAAACAATGTTAAGCCTGGCAAAATGGTACCTTCAGTAATCTTTATTTGGTTCATAGTCAACGtactttttaaagggaaaaaaaagtcatcaagTTATGTGGTGATATACCAATAGCTCCTCATAGGCAAATCAGTTAAGTAAAAAGTTGAGAAGTGAAATGTCAAGAAATACATGTAATTCTACTTCTACTGCAATTCTTGTATACCTGTAATACTCTTCCGCCTACCAacactcccctccctccctcaactgctattttccaaaatatcttacCTTTTCCAATATCAGCCCCTAATCGAGTTCGAGCAAAATCTAATGGATAGACTACACATAGGGACGTTGCCCCAGCAGCTCCACCTGAAGCTAGGTTAGCCAAAAACCACCTCCAGAactgaaatatatattaataataaacattaaaacaagcattgagaaaattattaaagtgtttatgtatatgtacttaAAGTAGATTCATAAAATAACCAATTttaacaattctaatttttcacaTAAATGATATGAGAAGTactgataataacaacaataattatgataatatttaTCCAGAACTTTATGGTTCACAAAGTGCTGTACATGTTATCTCCTTTGGTCTTCTTAACATTTTTGTGATTCATTTACAGAGTAGTAAAAGAACTGGTGCCAGAGTTTAGACTTTCCTTATTTCCAGATCTATGTTAATGACATCATAATCATAGTGCTTTTACCAGTTTGCAAAGCCTTTttcatatattaatttaaattttacaaaggtaatatatttgaagcaggatttgaactcagttgctTCTGACTTCAAGGCCCTATGCTCATTCTACTACCCTACCTAAATACTGTTGTGTATCTTTGTGTGTGTCAAAACCAAGTTCTGTCTCTTACAGGCTTATTACTTTAAGACTCCCAAATCCGAACACTAGCAGATTTTTAATTAAAGGTGGTTATCTGGACAGAGAGATGGATATGTGCTAGAAGTGGAGTTAGAAAAAGGTCTCAGCTCACAGGCTAGCTCTACCACTTACCTCCACCATGTGGCCTTGGACAAATGACCTGCCTAGGTAATCAATCTCACACTAGGCTTTGGTTCCTTCTGCAAAATTGCAGGTTGGACGGACTAGAGAAGACCTTAAAGGTTCCTCCTCTTCTGGATCTAAAGCTATGAAATCAATGTTTCAAACCATCTTTCACCCTCACTGCACCAACTTCCTATTACTACTTATAATCCTACTTTTTAACTAGGTAAGTCTGAAAGAagttaataatatttttcattatagtaATTCTCATTAGCTTTAATATTCTGATggataattatgtataatatatttaagtCTAGAAAGAGCAATAGAGTAATCTATAAtatgaaaatttataaaatatatgttacatataaaaCGAAATATGCCTACTTGGTTCtaacaatttttctttgaaaatttaaaaatccaaagcCAGGATGGCTTTATACATCAAATTACAGTAATTTTAACTCAATCAAAGAGGTGTTCCTACATGAAAGGAGTGCTATTTTGTTAGTTACAATAATTGGTAAATCTCTATTCCTCATgaaaagaggttttaaaaaaatattttcacaatataaaaaactcttaatttttatttaaacattttaactaTAAAAGCATTGTATTCAGGCTTTAAAAATCCATGAAGTTATGCTGAGACTGAAGACtttaaatattgaatatataaatactGGCATAACATTAAGATATAATAATGCTAACTATTATATATAACAGAGATAAGGACAagagactggacctgtgatttcttgATCTAGAACATATTCAGAGGAGGCAATTCTCTCTGCCAACATGGACTACTACCTTCTTTTTACCATACAGTGGGGAGCAGTGTTTGGACCATTATGAAAGAGCTGAGtgcaaatcttgcctcagacacttaatctctcttggccagtttcctcatttgcataTAGGGATATAGTCCTACTTCATAGATTTgcggtgaagatcaaatgagataatatatggaaattGCTTTGAAAACCATTAAGTGCTCTATAAAGCTAGTGATTATTCTTATTAGAAAGGattcagaggttaagtgacttgtccagggtcacacacagctagAAGAAAGATATCAGAGActagacttgaacccaggtctttctggctccaatGCAGGCTATTCCCTATATTACTCCctataatattcacatatatcATGTGAAtagaacataaaaacaaaatatagttaTATTTTGAGGTTTAAGCATTGTCTCTTAAGCTTCAAATATATGTTCTTTTGCAAAGCTAGCTAAAAAGGTCCTGAATGAAATCTCAACATCTACCAAACACACGaagtattttaaagaatattaggGATAATAAAGTGGAATTACCTGTTTATCTTTGTTAACTCCTGACATGAATATCTGTTTGTATTTGTCCTTAAAAGCAAAGTTTAGAGCTTGTGTTGGAAAATATCGAATAACATTTGCCAAATTGCCACGCCAATAACTGAAAAAACCtatgaagaaaattaattctaattataaatttatattattaatctcAAAACCTTGAAAGTATTCTATATGGAGTAGCTTAAATGTAACTGAGCAACtc of the Sarcophilus harrisii chromosome 6, mSarHar1.11, whole genome shotgun sequence genome contains:
- the SLC25A31 gene encoding ADP/ATP translocase 4, with translation MVTKSKNNPEKHQLLDLASFGKDLLAGGIAAAVSKTAVAPIERVKLLLQVQASSKQISPEAQYKGIVDCFLRIPREQGFFSYWRGNLANVIRYFPTQALNFAFKDKYKQIFMSGVNKDKQFWRWFLANLASGGAAGATSLCVVYPLDFARTRLGADIGKGLEERQFKGLGDCIIKIAKSDGITGLYQGFGVSVQGIIVYRASYFGSYDTIKGLLPNPKETPFLVSFFIAQVVTTCSGILSYPFDTVRRRMMMQSGEIERQYQGTIDCFMKIYQHEGPKAFFRGAFSNVLRGTGGALVLVLYDKIKELFNIDIGSSSSE